The Bacillota bacterium genome includes a window with the following:
- the recR gene encoding recombination mediator RecR, translating into MSFVPPIARLIEELNRLPGIGPKTAQRLAFYLLRRPREEVYQLADAMREARDRVVLCSVCCNLTDVDPCPICTSPDRDRGVICVVEDPRDVAAMERTRQYRGLYHVLQGAISPLDGVGPDDLHIGELLNRLGSGVREVILATNPDVEGEATALYLVKLLKPLGVKVSRLAHGLPVGTDLEYADELTLARALEGRREV; encoded by the coding sequence ATGAGCTTCGTTCCTCCCATCGCACGGCTGATCGAGGAACTGAACCGCCTCCCCGGGATTGGCCCCAAGACCGCCCAGCGGCTGGCGTTTTACCTCTTGCGGCGGCCGCGGGAAGAAGTCTACCAACTGGCGGATGCCATGCGGGAAGCACGCGACCGGGTGGTCCTGTGTTCGGTATGCTGCAACCTCACGGACGTGGACCCCTGTCCCATCTGCACGTCCCCTGACCGGGACCGGGGGGTCATCTGCGTGGTGGAAGATCCCCGTGACGTGGCCGCCATGGAGCGCACTCGCCAGTATCGGGGGCTGTATCACGTCCTGCAGGGGGCCATTTCTCCCCTGGACGGCGTGGGGCCCGACGACCTGCACATCGGCGAACTGCTGAACCGACTGGGGAGCGGGGTGCGCGAGGTTATCCTGGCCACCAACCCCGACGTGGAAGGAGAGGCCACCGCCCTTTACCTGGTCAAGCTGCTGAAGCCCCTGGGGGTGAAGGTGTCCCGGCTGGCCCACGGGTTGCCGGTGGGCACCGACCTGGAGTACGCAGACGAGCTCACGCTGGCCCGGGCCCTGGAGGGGCGGCGAGAAGTGTAA
- a CDS encoding aminotransferase class V-fold PLP-dependent enzyme — protein sequence MGAGLRACRGSLDGRIVYADHAATSWPKPPPVARAMVDYLEQAGANPGRSAHRLAVAAARAVFATRQAVARFLGCSHEARIVFGPNATWGINLALYGLLEPGDHVVTSTVEHNAVARPLYDLRARGVDVTRVRCSPEGHLDLDDLRRALGRRTRLVVLTHASNVTGTILPVAAAARLAHEEGALVLVDAAQTAGCLPLDVTGMDLDLVAFTGHKALLGPQGTGGLYIREGISPRPLVRGGTGSLSHLEEQPDLLPDVYESGTLNGVGLAGLGAAVRYLADVGTDAVRQHELGLASRLLDGLRDIPGVRVHGPPDAQARVALVSFTVAGADPARVGELLDSDFGVMVRTGLHCAPWAHRTAGTYPAGTVRISLGYSNTLEEVDYVVSAVARVAARLRRERPGGRGWTACSG from the coding sequence ATGGGGGCGGGGCTGCGGGCCTGCCGGGGAAGCCTCGACGGCCGGATAGTGTATGCGGACCATGCCGCCACCTCCTGGCCCAAGCCGCCCCCGGTGGCGCGGGCCATGGTGGATTACCTGGAGCAGGCGGGAGCCAACCCGGGCCGGTCGGCCCACCGGCTGGCCGTGGCCGCAGCCCGGGCCGTGTTTGCCACCAGGCAGGCCGTGGCGCGGTTCCTGGGGTGTAGCCACGAGGCCCGGATCGTATTTGGCCCCAATGCCACCTGGGGCATTAATCTGGCTCTATACGGGCTACTCGAGCCGGGGGATCACGTGGTCACATCCACCGTGGAACACAATGCGGTGGCCCGGCCTCTTTATGACCTGAGGGCACGGGGGGTAGACGTCACCCGCGTAAGGTGCAGTCCCGAGGGTCACCTTGACCTCGATGATCTGCGGCGGGCCCTCGGTCGCCGCACGCGGCTGGTAGTGCTTACCCACGCTTCCAACGTAACGGGGACGATCCTGCCCGTGGCCGCGGCGGCCCGGCTCGCCCACGAGGAGGGGGCCCTCGTCCTGGTGGACGCCGCCCAGACCGCCGGCTGCCTGCCCCTGGACGTGACCGGGATGGATCTCGACCTCGTCGCCTTCACCGGGCACAAGGCTCTGCTGGGGCCGCAGGGGACGGGGGGCCTTTACATACGTGAGGGCATCAGCCCGCGACCCCTGGTGCGGGGAGGGACGGGGAGCTTATCCCATCTGGAAGAACAACCCGACCTCTTGCCTGATGTTTACGAGAGCGGTACCCTGAACGGGGTGGGTCTGGCCGGGCTGGGCGCCGCCGTGCGCTACCTGGCGGATGTGGGTACGGATGCGGTGCGCCAGCACGAACTGGGACTGGCGTCGCGGCTGCTCGACGGGCTGCGGGACATCCCGGGGGTGAGGGTGCACGGTCCGCCGGACGCCCAGGCCCGGGTCGCCCTGGTTTCCTTCACCGTGGCAGGGGCCGACCCCGCCCGGGTGGGGGAACTCCTGGACTCCGATTTCGGGGTGATGGTGAGGACCGGGCTGCACTGCGCTCCCTGGGCCCACCGTACCGCAGGTACTTATCCGGCAGGGACGGTGCGCATCAGCCTCGGGTACTCTAACACCCTGGAAGAGGTGGACTACGTCGTGAGCGCGGTGGCCCGCGTCGCCGCTCGCCTGCGGCGAGAGAGGCCGGGAGGAAGGGGGTGGACGGCTTGTTCCGGTTAA
- a CDS encoding DUF3343 domain-containing protein: MRICIVFPNPHNAIKLDAILSDERIPHSLIPTPRWISEACGVAIALEDEYRERALDLATRGEVQVAGVFPVEPPANTPGCSGGEC, from the coding sequence ATGCGAATCTGCATCGTCTTCCCCAACCCCCACAATGCCATTAAGCTCGATGCCATCCTGAGCGACGAGCGCATCCCCCACAGCCTGATCCCCACTCCCCGCTGGATTTCGGAGGCCTGTGGCGTGGCGATCGCCCTTGAGGACGAGTACCGGGAACGGGCACTGGATCTGGCGACCCGCGGCGAGGTGCAGGTGGCGGGGGTGTTTCCCGTGGAACCGCCGGCTAACACGCCGGGGTGCTCCGGAGGGGAATGCTGA
- a CDS encoding 2-oxoacid:acceptor oxidoreductase family protein → MPTTEIRWHARGGQGAKTAAVLLAEAAAAAGKYVQGFPEYGPERMGAPMLAFNRIGDEPIYVYSGVKSPRVVIVLDPTLVGKSDVTAGLPDDGIVLINTAREAAEMRARLKLAPGRGKVYTVDASRISLDTLGRDIPNTPMMGALMRVSGLIDYEQFLQVTEEQLHHKFRNRPEVVQANVKAIQRGYEEVRGE, encoded by the coding sequence GTGCCCACCACGGAGATCAGGTGGCACGCACGGGGTGGACAGGGTGCCAAGACGGCAGCAGTGCTCCTGGCAGAGGCGGCAGCGGCGGCGGGCAAGTACGTGCAGGGTTTCCCCGAGTATGGTCCGGAGCGGATGGGCGCACCCATGCTGGCGTTTAACCGCATCGGGGACGAGCCCATCTACGTGTATTCTGGTGTGAAGTCCCCCCGGGTGGTCATCGTCCTTGACCCCACCCTGGTGGGAAAGAGCGACGTGACGGCAGGCCTGCCTGACGACGGCATCGTCCTCATAAATACGGCCCGGGAGGCGGCCGAAATGCGGGCGCGGCTGAAGCTGGCCCCCGGCCGGGGGAAGGTCTACACCGTGGACGCCAGCCGGATTTCCCTGGACACCCTGGGGAGGGACATCCCCAACACGCCCATGATGGGGGCTTTAATGCGGGTGTCGGGACTCATCGATTATGAGCAGTTCTTGCAGGTCACCGAAGAGCAGTTGCACCACAAGTTCCGCAACCGACCGGAAGTAGTACAGGCTAACGTCAAGGCTATCCAGCGGGGTTACGAGGAGGTCAGGGGGGAATGA
- a CDS encoding thiamine pyrophosphate-dependent enzyme: MPSLKELSRQPEILTGGHRLCAGCGAPIVVRQALKALDVPLVAANATGCLEVASAIYPYTAWRCSWIHSAFENAAATISGVEAAYRSLKRQDKIPGEFRFVAFGGDGGTFDIGFQSLSGAAERGHRFVYICYDNEAYMNTGIQRSSATPLGAETTTTPAGEVIPGKRQHRKDLTAIMAAHDIPYVAQVSPSHWNDLVTKMKKAFDAEGPAFVNAIAPCPRGWRHDGSLTVEVTRVAVETCYWPLYEVDHGKWRLTYKPREKKPVEEWLKMQGRFRHLFRPENRHIIDEIQAYVDRKWEELLKRCGEI, from the coding sequence ATGCCCAGCCTTAAGGAACTTTCCCGTCAACCCGAGATCCTCACCGGAGGACATCGCCTGTGCGCCGGGTGCGGGGCACCCATAGTGGTGCGCCAGGCCCTCAAGGCCCTGGACGTGCCCCTGGTGGCTGCCAATGCCACCGGTTGCCTGGAGGTGGCCAGCGCCATCTACCCGTACACCGCGTGGCGGTGCTCGTGGATCCACAGTGCCTTCGAAAACGCCGCTGCCACCATCTCGGGGGTGGAGGCTGCCTACCGCTCGCTCAAGCGGCAGGACAAGATCCCGGGCGAGTTTCGCTTCGTCGCCTTCGGTGGTGACGGGGGCACCTTCGACATCGGCTTCCAGTCCCTGTCGGGGGCGGCCGAGAGGGGCCACCGGTTCGTGTATATCTGCTACGACAACGAGGCCTACATGAACACCGGCATCCAGCGCTCCAGCGCCACGCCCCTGGGAGCGGAGACCACCACCACTCCGGCGGGAGAGGTGATCCCGGGCAAGCGCCAGCACCGGAAGGATCTCACCGCCATCATGGCCGCTCACGACATCCCCTACGTGGCCCAGGTTTCCCCCAGCCACTGGAACGACCTGGTCACCAAAATGAAGAAGGCCTTCGATGCCGAAGGTCCGGCCTTTGTCAACGCCATCGCCCCCTGCCCGCGGGGCTGGCGCCACGACGGTTCGCTCACCGTCGAGGTTACCAGGGTGGCGGTGGAAACCTGCTACTGGCCGCTGTACGAAGTGGACCACGGCAAATGGCGCCTCACCTACAAGCCCCGCGAGAAGAAGCCGGTGGAGGAGTGGCTGAAGATGCAGGGTCGCTTCCGCCACCTCTTCCGGCCCGAAAACCGCCACATCATCGACGAGATCCAGGCCTACGTGGACCGCAAGTGGGAGGAACTTCTCAAGCGCTGCGGAGAAATCTAG
- the gltX gene encoding glutamate--tRNA ligase, with protein sequence MLRLVRVRFAPSPTGELHIGGARTALFNWLFARHHGGRFILRMEDTDLKRSREELVRPMLEAFRWLGIDWDEGPEVGGPYGPYFQSQRLELYAAHAARLLQSGHAYRCYCTPEELAARREEALARGLPPRYDRRCRDLSPAQQDALAREGRRPVLRLKMPLEGVTVVRDLIRGEVAFEHAVLDDWVLVKSDGMPTYNFACVVDDATMHITHVIRGEEHLSNTPKQVILYQALGYPIPEFAHLPMILAPDRSKLSKRHGATSVHEYRERGYLPDALVNYLATLGWSPEGGEEIVSREEMIRQFSLERVSKSAAIYDNEKLTWMNAQYLRMAPPAQLVEWALPFWRQAGLLPDRDPEPEVRRWLEGIMLAMRERVRTLAEVPEATRYFFRDDFAYDEKGVAKHFSRPGVADLLEAARERVRAVPGWDAAAIEHCYRSLAEERGVAAAQVIHPTRLALTGRTVGPGLFDIMALLGREETVARLDRAISWIRAHQPA encoded by the coding sequence GTGTTGCGGCTGGTAAGGGTGCGCTTTGCTCCCAGCCCGACGGGAGAACTGCATATCGGGGGAGCACGTACTGCCCTGTTCAACTGGCTGTTTGCGCGCCACCACGGGGGACGGTTTATCCTGCGCATGGAGGACACTGACCTCAAGAGGTCGCGGGAGGAACTGGTTCGCCCCATGCTGGAGGCGTTCCGCTGGCTGGGCATCGACTGGGACGAGGGGCCGGAAGTGGGAGGTCCGTACGGTCCCTACTTCCAGTCCCAGCGTCTGGAGCTGTACGCGGCTCACGCCGCCCGCCTGTTGCAAAGCGGCCATGCCTACCGGTGCTACTGCACGCCCGAGGAGCTGGCGGCTCGCCGGGAAGAGGCCCTCGCCCGGGGGTTGCCGCCCCGGTACGACCGCCGCTGCCGGGACCTCTCTCCGGCCCAGCAGGATGCCCTCGCCCGGGAGGGCCGCCGGCCTGTGCTGCGGCTGAAGATGCCCTTGGAAGGGGTGACGGTGGTCAGGGACCTCATCCGGGGCGAAGTGGCTTTCGAGCATGCCGTCCTGGATGACTGGGTACTGGTGAAATCGGACGGCATGCCCACGTACAACTTCGCCTGCGTGGTGGACGACGCCACCATGCACATCACCCACGTCATCCGGGGAGAGGAGCATCTTTCCAACACTCCCAAGCAGGTCATTCTGTACCAGGCGCTGGGGTACCCCATCCCCGAGTTCGCACACCTGCCCATGATCCTGGCTCCCGACCGCAGCAAGCTTAGCAAGCGGCACGGTGCCACTTCTGTACACGAATACCGCGAGCGGGGGTATCTGCCGGACGCGCTGGTAAACTACCTGGCTACCCTGGGGTGGTCCCCCGAGGGCGGTGAAGAGATCGTCTCGCGGGAAGAAATGATCCGCCAGTTCAGCCTGGAGCGAGTGTCCAAGAGTGCCGCCATCTACGACAACGAGAAGCTAACCTGGATGAACGCCCAGTACCTGCGTATGGCTCCCCCCGCTCAACTGGTGGAATGGGCGCTGCCCTTCTGGCGGCAGGCCGGGCTGCTTCCCGACCGGGACCCGGAGCCCGAGGTGCGCCGGTGGCTGGAAGGGATCATGCTGGCCATGCGCGAGCGGGTGCGCACCCTGGCCGAGGTCCCCGAGGCAACCCGTTATTTCTTCAGGGACGACTTCGCCTATGACGAAAAGGGAGTGGCCAAGCATTTCAGTCGCCCGGGAGTGGCCGACCTCCTGGAGGCAGCTCGGGAACGGGTGCGTGCCGTGCCCGGGTGGGACGCCGCCGCCATAGAGCACTGTTACCGGTCGCTGGCCGAGGAGCGCGGGGTCGCTGCCGCGCAGGTAATCCATCCCACCCGCCTGGCCCTCACCGGTCGCACGGTGGGGCCCGGCCTCTTCGACATCATGGCCCTGCTCGGCCGGGAGGAAACCGTGGCCCGGCTGGACCGGGCCATATCCTGGATCCGTGCCCACCAGCCTGCCTGA
- a CDS encoding YaaL family protein has translation MRQPWDRLRYWWQTRMRDGGVEGASEGDPGVQDLVRKAQRELEAARAYFENVSDPDLVDHACYLLEAAQKRYSYLLKLARQGRMAG, from the coding sequence GTGCGACAACCGTGGGATAGGCTGCGGTACTGGTGGCAGACCAGGATGCGGGACGGTGGGGTGGAGGGAGCTTCTGAGGGTGATCCCGGGGTGCAAGATTTGGTCAGGAAGGCCCAGCGAGAGCTAGAGGCGGCCAGGGCATATTTCGAAAACGTTTCCGATCCCGACCTGGTGGATCATGCCTGCTACCTGCTGGAGGCGGCTCAGAAGCGGTACTCGTACCTGTTGAAGTTGGCGCGGCAGGGCAGGATGGCGGGCTAG
- a CDS encoding pro-sigmaK processing inhibitor BofA family protein, giving the protein MDPQLLAAYGFGLLLLYVVVRLFYRPLRWVGVAAYRAVLGGLALWAVNLAGALFGLHLPLNPVTALAVGYLGIPGFLMVAALQFCVR; this is encoded by the coding sequence ATGGACCCCCAGCTTCTTGCTGCCTACGGGTTCGGTTTGCTCTTGCTTTACGTGGTGGTCAGATTGTTTTACCGTCCCCTGCGCTGGGTGGGGGTGGCGGCATACAGGGCGGTGCTGGGGGGTTTGGCGCTCTGGGCCGTGAACCTGGCGGGGGCGTTGTTCGGGCTCCACCTGCCCCTGAACCCGGTAACCGCACTGGCGGTGGGGTACCTGGGCATTCCCGGTTTCCTCATGGTGGCCGCTCTGCAATTCTGCGTCCGCTGA
- a CDS encoding transketolase C-terminal domain-containing protein, translating into MVTQQKVALTGNEAVAMAMKQINPDVVAAYPITPQTDIVQYFSTFVADGKVKTEFVTVESEHSALSACVGSAAAGARTMTATSSQGLALMWEVLYIAAGFRLPIVMPVVNRALSTPINIHCDHSDSMGARDSGWIQLYSENAQEAYDNTIQAVRIAEHPDVRLPVMVCQDGFVISHSLMNLQVLPDEAVAEFVGEYVPGYPLLDPDHPVTYGALALQDYYFEARRQVADAMEHAPAVILEVGKEYGRLSGREYGFFEAHRLEDAEVAVVAIGSAAGSAKAVADALRGRGIKAGVLKVRVFRPWPWREIGEALAAARVVGVMDRADGLSTLGGPLFAEVRSALYDRPSRPVVVDYIYGLGGRDVALEDIEGVFGDLMHIKDEGRVTRLVTYLGVRE; encoded by the coding sequence ATGGTGACCCAGCAGAAGGTGGCCCTGACCGGGAACGAGGCGGTGGCCATGGCTATGAAGCAGATCAACCCCGACGTGGTGGCCGCCTATCCCATCACTCCCCAGACCGATATTGTGCAGTACTTTTCTACCTTTGTGGCCGACGGTAAGGTAAAGACTGAATTCGTCACCGTGGAAAGCGAGCACTCGGCACTGTCCGCCTGCGTGGGTTCCGCCGCGGCGGGTGCGCGCACGATGACCGCCACCTCCTCGCAGGGACTGGCCCTCATGTGGGAAGTCCTGTACATCGCGGCCGGATTCCGGCTCCCCATCGTGATGCCGGTGGTGAACCGGGCCCTTTCTACCCCCATCAATATCCACTGCGACCACTCAGACTCCATGGGTGCCCGCGACTCGGGATGGATACAGCTGTACAGCGAGAACGCCCAGGAGGCATATGACAACACCATCCAGGCTGTGCGCATAGCAGAGCACCCCGATGTCCGCCTGCCGGTCATGGTGTGCCAGGACGGTTTCGTTATCAGCCATTCCCTCATGAACTTGCAGGTTCTCCCCGACGAGGCGGTGGCGGAGTTCGTGGGCGAGTACGTGCCTGGCTACCCTCTGCTTGACCCCGATCACCCTGTTACCTACGGGGCGCTGGCCCTGCAGGACTACTACTTCGAGGCCCGGCGCCAGGTGGCGGATGCCATGGAGCACGCTCCTGCCGTGATCCTGGAGGTGGGGAAGGAATACGGCCGCCTGAGCGGGCGGGAATACGGGTTCTTTGAGGCCCACCGGCTGGAGGATGCCGAGGTGGCCGTGGTGGCCATCGGTTCCGCCGCGGGGAGTGCCAAGGCGGTGGCCGACGCCCTGCGCGGTCGGGGAATTAAGGCTGGGGTCCTGAAGGTGCGCGTTTTCCGGCCCTGGCCCTGGCGGGAAATAGGGGAGGCCCTGGCCGCGGCCAGGGTGGTGGGGGTCATGGACCGGGCCGACGGGCTTTCCACCCTGGGCGGCCCGCTTTTTGCCGAAGTGAGGTCCGCCCTGTACGATCGTCCCAGCCGGCCCGTGGTGGTGGACTACATTTACGGGCTGGGCGGCCGGGATGTCGCCCTGGAGGACATCGAGGGAGTATTCGGCGACCTCATGCACATCAAAGACGAAGGCCGGGTTACCCGGCTGGTGACTTACCTCGGCGTCAGGGAGTGA
- the dnaX gene encoding DNA polymerase III subunit gamma/tau, giving the protein MEYVSLYRRWRPQKFSEVVGQRHVVLTLQRAITQGRVGHAYLFAGPRGTGKTTVARILAKALNCRRGPAPEPCLECDICEAIAAGTCLDVIEMDAASNRGVDEIRHLRENVGLAPAQGRTRVYIVDEVHMLTTEAFNALLKTLEEPPRHVLFVLATTEAHRLPLTITSRCQRFEFRRLDTREMVERLREVARQEGIPASEDALGAVARYAEGSLRDAISLLDQLMAYSTTGITQETVWAVLGRAPLDLVREMGRALAEGNAVLALDLVEQASARGLDMRQVLRDVAAYLRDLSVLATCGDRASLLYLPPGEAGRAREEAGRFSPGRLWELATALAQAEGEVRWTSQPRLALELALLRLVADRAQPAPQPAPHPEPVVATSPRAAGATSPAPTAPAAAPPPAATAPLTGGSGVEPPPAAPQREVQGDDTGAVPPQEVWEKVLAVLNRARGRSKLAAACLQEGTPLGLEGKRFLVGFSPQFAYHREQLEHGYRDLVEQALAKVLGHECRLVCRELTDRAAAGPRGEAPGGDLPGRGVADRGIPDGGVAVGVAAGRDAGGGPDGAGRGAGGAEGCAGPRSEPELDEVVKRAWREWGGYILDLEGEGAR; this is encoded by the coding sequence GTGGAGTACGTCTCTCTGTACCGCAGGTGGAGGCCGCAGAAGTTCTCCGAGGTGGTGGGCCAGCGCCATGTGGTGCTCACCCTGCAGAGGGCCATTACGCAGGGGCGCGTAGGCCACGCCTACCTCTTTGCCGGCCCGCGGGGGACGGGGAAGACCACCGTCGCCCGCATCCTGGCCAAAGCGTTGAACTGTCGGCGGGGCCCGGCCCCCGAACCCTGCCTCGAATGCGACATCTGTGAGGCCATTGCGGCGGGGACCTGCCTGGATGTCATCGAGATGGATGCAGCCTCCAACCGGGGCGTGGACGAGATCCGCCACCTGCGAGAAAACGTTGGTCTGGCACCGGCCCAGGGTCGTACCCGTGTTTACATAGTGGACGAGGTGCACATGCTCACCACCGAGGCTTTTAACGCCCTCCTCAAGACTTTGGAGGAGCCGCCCCGGCATGTGCTTTTCGTGCTCGCCACCACGGAGGCCCATCGCCTGCCCCTCACCATAACATCGCGCTGCCAGCGCTTTGAGTTCCGGCGGCTGGACACGCGGGAAATGGTGGAGCGGTTGCGGGAGGTGGCGCGGCAGGAGGGGATACCCGCCTCGGAAGATGCTCTGGGGGCGGTGGCCCGGTATGCGGAAGGCTCCTTGCGGGATGCCATCAGCCTCCTTGACCAGTTGATGGCGTATTCCACCACGGGGATCACCCAGGAGACGGTGTGGGCGGTGCTGGGCCGTGCCCCGCTCGACCTGGTGAGGGAGATGGGCAGGGCCCTGGCAGAAGGGAACGCGGTCCTGGCCCTCGACCTGGTGGAGCAGGCCTCAGCGCGCGGACTGGACATGCGTCAGGTCTTGCGTGACGTGGCCGCTTATCTCCGTGACCTCTCGGTACTGGCCACCTGCGGCGACCGGGCCTCCCTGCTTTACCTCCCGCCCGGAGAGGCCGGCCGGGCCCGGGAAGAGGCAGGTCGTTTCTCGCCGGGCCGATTGTGGGAACTGGCCACCGCCCTGGCCCAGGCGGAGGGGGAGGTGCGCTGGACCTCCCAGCCGCGCCTGGCCCTGGAACTGGCCTTGCTCCGGTTGGTGGCCGACCGCGCGCAGCCGGCCCCGCAGCCGGCCCCGCATCCCGAACCGGTCGTGGCCACATCGCCCCGCGCCGCTGGAGCAACGTCGCCCGCCCCAACTGCCCCGGCCGCTGCGCCGCCCCCCGCAGCTACCGCCCCGCTCACCGGCGGATCCGGGGTGGAGCCGCCCCCGGCTGCCCCGCAGAGAGAAGTGCAGGGAGATGACACCGGGGCTGTACCCCCACAAGAGGTGTGGGAGAAGGTTCTGGCCGTCCTCAACCGCGCCCGCGGGCGGAGCAAGCTGGCAGCGGCCTGCCTGCAGGAGGGTACACCCCTGGGCCTGGAGGGCAAACGCTTCCTGGTGGGGTTTTCACCGCAGTTTGCGTACCACCGTGAGCAACTGGAGCACGGCTACCGGGACCTGGTGGAGCAGGCCCTGGCCAAGGTGCTGGGGCACGAGTGCCGCCTGGTGTGTCGCGAGCTGACGGACCGTGCTGCCGCAGGACCGCGAGGTGAAGCACCGGGAGGTGACCTCCCCGGCAGAGGAGTGGCCGACAGGGGTATTCCCGATGGGGGCGTGGCCGTCGGGGTGGCTGCCGGTCGCGATGCGGGAGGTGGACCCGATGGTGCGGGGCGCGGGGCCGGAGGTGCCGAGGGGTGCGCGGGGCCGCGGTCGGAACCGGAATTGGACGAGGTAGTCAAGAGAGCCTGGCGGGAGTGGGGAGGCTATATCCTGGATCTGGAAGGAGAGGGTGCCCGGTGA
- the selD gene encoding selenide, water dikinase SelD, with protein MTKAAGUAAKVGPETLSHVLRHLSLPEDARLLVGPHTGDDAAVYLLDEERALVATVDFFTPVVDDPYTFGQIAAANALSDVYAMGGRPLVCLNLVGFPSCLPVEVLADILKGGADKVAEAGAILAGGHTLQDDEPKYGLAVVGLVHPGELWRNSTASPGDILVLTKPLGTGVINTAAKAEMAPPEVVSRAIETMRTLNARACDALRGVKVSACTDVTGFGLLGHAAGMAEASGVTLVFRVGAIPLLEGARELGAMGMFAGGAYRNREWIRPRLRAEGVDDTDVLLLCDPQTSGGLLVALPVAEVERALDRLRERGVDATVIGEAVDRKPWALELQPPG; from the coding sequence ATGACCAAGGCAGCAGGTTGAGCGGCCAAGGTGGGTCCCGAGACCCTGTCGCACGTGCTGCGACACTTGTCGCTACCGGAAGATGCCCGCCTGCTGGTGGGGCCACACACGGGTGACGATGCTGCCGTCTACCTTCTGGACGAGGAAAGGGCTCTCGTCGCCACTGTGGACTTCTTCACGCCCGTGGTGGATGACCCATACACTTTCGGGCAGATCGCGGCCGCCAATGCCCTGTCCGACGTCTACGCCATGGGCGGCCGGCCCCTGGTTTGCCTCAACCTGGTGGGGTTTCCCTCTTGCCTGCCGGTGGAGGTGTTGGCCGACATCCTCAAGGGGGGTGCGGACAAGGTGGCCGAGGCCGGTGCCATCCTTGCCGGTGGGCACACCCTCCAGGATGACGAGCCCAAGTACGGGCTGGCGGTGGTCGGCCTGGTTCATCCGGGCGAGTTGTGGCGCAACTCCACCGCGAGCCCGGGAGACATCCTCGTGCTCACCAAGCCCCTGGGCACCGGTGTCATCAACACGGCCGCCAAAGCGGAGATGGCACCTCCGGAGGTGGTGTCGCGGGCCATTGAGACCATGAGGACCCTCAATGCCCGAGCCTGCGATGCCCTCCGGGGCGTAAAGGTCAGTGCCTGCACCGATGTGACCGGCTTTGGCCTCCTGGGTCATGCTGCCGGGATGGCAGAGGCGAGCGGGGTGACCCTGGTGTTCCGGGTTGGTGCCATTCCGCTCCTGGAAGGCGCCCGGGAACTGGGAGCCATGGGGATGTTCGCCGGGGGTGCCTACAGGAACCGGGAATGGATCCGGCCGCGTCTGCGGGCAGAAGGCGTGGACGACACAGACGTCTTGCTGCTGTGCGACCCCCAGACCTCGGGCGGGCTGCTCGTGGCCCTGCCCGTCGCCGAGGTGGAGCGCGCTCTTGACCGCTTGCGGGAGCGGGGGGTGGACGCCACGGTGATTGGCGAGGCGGTTGACCGCAAACCCTGGGCCCTGGAATTACAGCCCCCGGGGTGA
- a CDS encoding 4Fe-4S binding protein: MTDKPLGWREMPTGAVITEAGNATRYQTGDWRSLRPEWSREKCIHCLLCWVFCPDGAIIVKDGKITGFDFEHCKGCGICAHECPPRVKAIKMVPEEEVTEVK; encoded by the coding sequence ATGACAGACAAGCCGCTGGGGTGGAGGGAAATGCCCACGGGGGCGGTGATCACCGAGGCGGGAAACGCCACCCGGTACCAGACGGGAGACTGGCGTTCCCTGCGTCCGGAATGGTCCCGGGAGAAGTGCATTCATTGCCTGCTGTGCTGGGTGTTCTGCCCGGACGGGGCCATCATCGTGAAGGACGGCAAGATCACCGGGTTCGATTTCGAACACTGCAAGGGATGCGGGATATGTGCCCACGAGTGCCCCCCCAGGGTGAAGGCCATCAAGATGGTTCCTGAAGAGGAAGTCACCGAGGTGAAGTGA
- a CDS encoding YbaB/EbfC family nucleoid-associated protein, with translation MAKMMKQVQKMQAELVRVQEELAEKTVEATSGGGAVRAVVSGRLEVKALEISPEAIDPDDPELLADLVMAAVNEGLRRAQEMAQQEMAKVTGGLSLPGIF, from the coding sequence ATGGCCAAGATGATGAAGCAGGTGCAGAAGATGCAGGCGGAACTGGTCCGCGTGCAAGAGGAGCTGGCGGAAAAGACCGTCGAGGCCACCTCTGGAGGAGGTGCCGTGCGGGCCGTGGTGAGCGGCAGGCTGGAGGTCAAGGCCCTGGAGATCAGCCCCGAGGCCATCGATCCCGACGATCCCGAACTCCTGGCCGACCTGGTCATGGCCGCCGTGAACGAGGGGCTGCGGCGGGCTCAGGAAATGGCCCAGCAGGAGATGGCGAAGGTGACGGGGGGCCTGTCCCTCCCGGGGATCTTCTGA